AAACCCGAACCCGGTACGGAAATATATTGAAAGAGATTCTGTCTCCAAGAACACGTACTAAGTTCCTGTACTAGATCCGATATTCGAATAACTCCACTCCATCAACTGAGCTATACGTCCATATAGCTCCAATTATGTCTTTATCCTCGAGCCAAAGTCATAGCAGCTCATCCACCCCCATCCCCCTGCCGCTCCGCAGCCCTAACTGCCCACCTTACTAAATCCGCCATCGCTCCGCTAACAGCCTCAAACCGCGGAATCTCATGTCCACCCCCATGGTTATACTCctttctgctcctcttctcGCACACCTCGCTGAGCTGGACCCCCGCGATATAGCGCGGGTCGCGCTCGCCGTAGATATGCACGGTTGGGATCCTGATTTTTACAAGCCCGTTGAGGCTAGCATTTGAGCCGGTGCTAGGGACCGCGTACATGGGACCCGCCGAGATCTCCCGCCGaatctcatcttccttgttGAATGTCAGTTGTAGcgtgttgatgttgttgtcGAGGTCGCGCGTGTGCGACGGGTAAGGGCTAAGGTTGAACAGGCCGAAACTTAGGTTCATGCTCATATTGAAGTTCGGTGGGATTGCTGGATTCGCCATCCACCGCGCTGACCCTTTGGACAAGATCGCCTCGGTCCCAGCCATCTGCGCCAGCGCAGAGCGACTCGCCAGGTCTCGGGCCTTTGTGATCTCGGGGATATTGTACCCAATGTGTTCAAGGAGGGTGAGCGGTGCGCCGCCACAGATGAAGATCGCGGACTTAAATGGTGGCAGTACATTCCCAACCGTTTCTCCATTTGCCGCAATCTTGTTCCCacggccttcttcatcgtgaACTCCGTCGATAATCGCGGACTGGCTCTGTTGGCACAGTCCACGTTCGGCCTCGACCTGATGCATTAAAAGCGCCTCCGCTGCAACCATTGCACCCTGCGAGAAGGTCATGACGAGATCGTACGGTCCTCGTTCAGCAATGACGCCGTACAACCAATCCTGCGTCGACCTGATAGAGTCGATGGTTGTGTTCTGTGGACTTTCGGCATAGTATGTATAGTAGGGCGGCGGATAGTAGAGGTCAATTCCCGGCGCTGGATTGCTAGGGTAGGGACCATCGAGGAAGTCAAAGGTTAGATTTAAGTCTGCGAGGCGAGAGCGGATGGAAGCTGAGTTGGATATGCTGTTAGCGGGTTAAGTTAATCCTCGAGGTGTTGTGGGGAGGGGCGATGGAAAGACAGGACGAACACGTCTGAGATTTGAAGATGTCACCGCTCGTCCCGCGAGCGTGTAGGCAGAGGATTTTGATTTTGGGTTTCATTGCCGCACTTTTTGCTCCGAGGTGGGTGGAGTGAAAGAAGAGGTAAATAGTTCTGGGCCTAATGGGCAGATATGCAGAGGTATGCTCATGGATGGATGAGGTCAGGTGGGCCTCCGGTTGATCTCCTTGCAGAATTccaacaaaagcaaagacacgATCACAAGCGGTGACTGGATGAATTGTCAAGGTCGTCGGAGAGTTTAAAATACTCGGAGGCCGGAAAGTCTACTGAATGATCACGCTGGCAAGTTGTACGAGGTCGAGCCAAAAGAGAAAAACACGAGTTCAACCTGGTACGTACTAGCGAGATGTATCTAACGAGTGAATATGGTCGGTTCAATATCAAACAAGCGCGAAGTCGAATCAAAGGCGATAAGCAGGACTGTGTTGAATCAGTCCAGGTGGGTGTGTTGGCATGGTTGAACAAGCCGGAAGTAACATCCGTTCCCTACTTCTCCGTCACGCTGGCATTGTAGCTCGCCTCGACACTGGCGTTGGCACTCAGGGAAATGGGTGTCAGGCTCCTCAATCCAGCCCTCATCTCCGCATCGGCCATCGTCAGCGTCGCGTTCTTCCCAGACCCAATCCCAAAGCGTCGCTTCATTGCTTTCCAGCTCTCCACAAGTGTCAGATAAACCGCAACGCAGCCAAAAACAATCCCCCAGTGCCAGCTAATACCTTGATGCTTGAAGACCACGCGGTTGACCGCAGGAAGATATATCACTGGGAAGGCGATGAGGAATCCTGCAATAACAGCCCAGAAAAGGAACTGGTTGCGCCAGATTGAATGGAAGACTGAGAGTTTGCCCGGGTATCGGTCTGGATCGAGGTTGAATAGCGACCGCGAGAAGTGCTTTACTTCCCATGCTGTGACGAGAAGCAGAAAAGTAAGAGTTGCGTAAGTCGTAGCTCGTGCTTCGAAGACAGTGCCGCAGGTGCTATTCCATCCCTCATTGCAGTCGTCTCCCATGCTTGCGGTGCCGTGGCCGGCACCGTAGATGACGCTCGCAAACGCCACAAGGCAGAGACAGCCCATAAAGCTCCCGTATACCATCTTGTCTGTGATAAGTTCGCGAGTGAAGACGCCTACCTTTAAATCATGCGGCGGGCGGTACATGATATCCGGTTGGGCTTCCTCCAAACCTAGCCCTAGAGCTAGAAACGAGGAAGTTACCAAGTTGGCCCAGAGGATCTCCAGAGGCGACAGAGGGAAGATTGAGTTTCCCGCCTCGT
This sequence is a window from Aspergillus nidulans FGSC A4 chromosome IV. Protein-coding genes within it:
- a CDS encoding putative EF-hand calcium-binding domain protein (transcript_id=CADANIAT00000789); the encoded protein is MKPKIKILCLHARGTSGDIFKSQTSSIRSRLADLNLTFDFLDGPYPSNPAPGIDLYYPPPYYTYYAESPQNTTIDSIRSTQDWLYGVIAERGPYDLVMTFSQGAMVAAEALLMHQVEAERGLCQQSQSAIIDGVHDEEGRGNKIAANGETVGNVLPPFKSAIFICGGAPLTLLEHIGYNIPEITKARDLASRSALAQMAGTEAILSKGSARWMANPAIPPNFNMSMNLSFGLTGSNASLNGLVKIRIPTVHIYGERDPRYIAGVQLSEVCEKRSRKEYNHGGGHEIPRFEAVSGAMADLVRWAVRAAERQGDGGG